The following proteins are co-located in the Pseudarthrobacter siccitolerans genome:
- a CDS encoding GNAT family N-acetyltransferase, translated as MHQQITVRPAVESDFDAVARITRDSYLAAGYFDDADHPYMRKVQDVAQRAGQATVWVAERAGNVVGSVTLALAGEPYADIALRDELEFRMLVVDPAVQRSGAGKAIMAAIVDHAKALDGISAVSLTTGSTWESARGLYNKTGFARMPDRDWFVPGTDIKLLVYRLDL; from the coding sequence GTGCATCAGCAGATAACCGTCCGTCCCGCCGTCGAATCCGATTTCGACGCCGTTGCCCGCATCACCAGGGATTCCTACCTGGCCGCCGGGTACTTCGACGACGCCGACCACCCCTACATGCGCAAGGTCCAGGATGTTGCGCAGCGCGCCGGCCAGGCCACGGTCTGGGTGGCCGAGCGGGCCGGAAACGTGGTGGGTTCGGTCACCCTTGCCTTGGCCGGGGAGCCCTATGCGGATATCGCACTGCGGGATGAACTGGAGTTCCGCATGCTGGTGGTGGACCCGGCCGTGCAACGCAGCGGCGCAGGCAAAGCCATTATGGCTGCCATCGTGGACCACGCCAAGGCACTGGACGGGATCAGCGCCGTCTCGCTCACCACCGGAAGCACCTGGGAAAGCGCCCGCGGACTGTACAACAAAACCGGCTTCGCGCGGATGCCGGACAGGGACTGGTTCGTCCCCGGAACTGACATAAAGCTGCTGGTTTACCGGCTGGACCTGTAG
- a CDS encoding response regulator, which produces MADDFRVLIVDDDFHVAKLHAAYVDSVAGFLALAPVGTASLALQAIHSLRPDLVLLDVYLPDASGLDLLQQLDVDTVILSAASDAASLRVAFRRGALGYLLKPFTADSLSQQLRSYARYRRLLSQPGALDQDAVERAKRALIPGDVTPSSRPRSATEAAVLESLVPGEQYSAAEVASRVGVSRATAQRYLSSLADDGAVDIQLRYGTTGRPEHRYGLPAG; this is translated from the coding sequence ATGGCTGATGATTTTCGGGTGCTGATCGTGGATGACGACTTCCACGTGGCCAAACTGCACGCCGCCTACGTGGATTCGGTGGCGGGGTTCCTGGCGCTGGCGCCGGTGGGAACGGCGTCGCTGGCGCTGCAGGCCATCCACAGTCTGCGGCCGGACCTGGTGCTGCTCGACGTCTACCTGCCCGATGCCTCCGGCCTGGACCTGCTCCAGCAGCTGGATGTGGACACCGTGATCCTGAGTGCCGCTTCCGACGCCGCCTCCCTCCGGGTGGCATTCCGCCGCGGTGCGCTGGGTTACCTGCTGAAGCCCTTCACCGCGGATTCCCTGTCGCAGCAGCTTCGGTCCTACGCGCGGTACCGGCGCCTGCTGTCCCAGCCCGGGGCGCTGGACCAGGACGCGGTGGAGCGGGCCAAGCGGGCGCTGATCCCTGGTGACGTCACGCCGTCGTCCAGGCCGCGGTCCGCCACTGAGGCGGCGGTGCTGGAATCCCTGGTCCCCGGCGAGCAGTATTCGGCGGCGGAAGTGGCCAGCCGCGTGGGTGTTTCCCGGGCGACGGCGCAGCGTTACCTGTCCTCACTGGCCGACGACGGCGCAGTGGATATCCAGCTCCGCTACGGGACCACCGGCAGGCCGGAGCACCGCTACGGCCTGCCGGCTGGCTAG
- a CDS encoding RidA family protein: protein MRKTFGTGSVWEQTLGYSRAVQVDNTLYISATAAGGEDGIVGNDFYTQTQFILQKLGKVLADAGFSLEDVVQSKLYLTDISKWEDAGRAHGEVFGEIRPTLSLVHVLPFLDPEMLVEIELVAQRSAS, encoded by the coding sequence ATGCGCAAAACCTTCGGCACCGGCTCCGTCTGGGAACAGACCCTCGGCTACTCCCGGGCCGTCCAGGTGGACAACACCCTCTACATTTCCGCCACCGCAGCCGGCGGCGAGGATGGCATCGTGGGGAACGACTTTTACACGCAGACCCAGTTCATCCTGCAGAAGCTCGGCAAGGTCCTCGCTGACGCCGGCTTCAGCCTGGAGGATGTGGTCCAGTCCAAGCTGTACCTGACGGACATCAGCAAGTGGGAAGACGCCGGACGTGCCCACGGCGAGGTATTCGGCGAGATCCGGCCCACGCTGTCCCTGGTGCACGTGCTGCCGTTCCTGGATCCGGAAATGCTCGTGGAAATCGAGCTGGTGGCCCAGAGGAGCGCCAGCTAA